A window of Plasmodium malariae genome assembly, chromosome: 12 genomic DNA:
TTCACGTTGTCTGGAAAAGTTTTccctttctatttttttattatttaatagttGGCAAATTTTACTATGCTTCGGGATAGTacaaaaatttgaaaaagtaTCATATTCGcgtttttcataaaaattgtCTTTAACAACACTATCAAGTATATAGTCATGTTCATAAGGttcttttttacttaaaaaagaatatttattatctgaataataaagaaaattttgaaactgttctatttctcttttaaaattattgtcATCTTTGCTTTCTATATTACCTACATTGTAACATAGATTGTGTATTAGATCACtacctatattttttatacttgatttatttgcattttcttttatatggCTAGTATCATGGGCACAATAACATAGATTAAACGTTTCTACAAATTTTACGCGTCTATCACGTTTGGAATAATTGGTTTCATGTGAAGGGATGTGATTTGGGGAGTAAGACATCATATATGCGCACATGTATACCAGCACATAGAAGCATATATATGGGTGTATATATGggtttacatatatgcatgtacatatattggagcatacatatgtgagtacttctttttttttctattttaaatatgttaaattgGAAAAAGGAAGCGCAACAGGATGCTCCAAGCGGAATATAAAATAGCTGCACTgtaacttattttatttacatttctcATGAAAGGTAAAAAGCAAAAGGGTATTAATGGAATACACACAAAAAAGGTAATTCTGAAATATAAAtggaaattattaatattcaaATAAGGTAATGaaacattcattttttttttccttttttcttaaaataaagaGTTTATAAAGTGTTCGTTAGAACAAAAATGCagaggcaaaaaaaaaaaaaaagaaaaaaaaaagacataagTAATAATCTTTCTTCGTATTTCAAATAAGAAATTTGTTCCAAGAAAATGTGCTTAAAATATAGTAGCAGtaggaaaatttttttattttttttcaatataaacataaatgcatttatttttatttttattatttatttattcttttttttttttcaaatgtaCATACAGATTAAATGACTTGTAACAcgcaattaaaaatattaaaattatatttaagacAGGAAACGCTATTAAGGGGGATATATGGGAGCtttaattttcctttatattcccttgtacatatatacacatataaaaacttacatgtatatgtgtacctATGTGTGCacaacacatatatatatgcgtggGAACACGCATTTGTACGTAGAAATGTGAGTGTTTACAATTGACTGGAGGACATATTCCAAAATTTTTTGTgcctatatatttaatttttctttttctttgtgaagtaaatatattttctattttttttttttttttttgcattttgtTTAACAGTACAACTAACCCTTAAACATTACTTCATTTTAAACACGTCTTTCATAAGTGCATGTTAGTAAAGATCTCTTTccctttctttttctctttctacacatatatttacttatatttgGTGCTCTACAAAATGAATAGAGCAAGATTCTTTTTACTGTTTTTACTAATTGTATTACTGCACAAAATTACGGATACAAAATGCTCAGGGAAGGGTGAACCTTCATCTCAAGACCCGAGACTGACTCAAACGAAAGtacaaaattgtttttttgcTTCTTCACTTATTCGTTCACCTGTCTGTTCAGTTGTCTTTTTACTTGTTTATGTActtactattttatataattcttaacTTTGGAACCTATTTcgctttaaaaaatttacacgTTTTTCTATCCGccacttatattttttatacaatatacactaaaagagagaaaaaaaaagtagatttttatttttcccttctaaaatattaaaaaaaaaaagaattactCACGCGAATTtccattttataattatttttattttttccctttcaGGTAGAAAGTACTGAAAATAATATGCCTAGtatttttagtttattttcCGCAAAACCAAAAGACgtacaaaaaaatgttaacttttttttgGAGGAGAACagaaatgtaataatataactaCAGAGTTTGAACATTTAAATATGATACTTagaatatttgaaaaatagtGTTGGGTTTTTGGTACATAAAATGGACTACCATTTTGTTTctctcttttatttatattttactttttttattttgttttgaaGTATACTTCGAACGTTTTGCCAGTTAACTAACGTCCTTCTGAACATACATGTAAATAGTTTTTATTACCACTTCTTTTTCAGTATGTAcaattaacaattttttttttttttcgctatTTCAGTTATGGCTACGTCGCACACTGAACAATGAAAGTAGGATATTATCAGATACATTATTTGAATAactttaaaacaaaaaaattgaacataTTACAATATACTGACTTAAAACGAAActgtatacataaaatttgtaaattcaTGCATATGCATTGTgtgcacacacatatatatatagatatgcatttatatacataaacatttttcatttctagAGAGCAGAAACATGAGGAGGACTTTCGCTGACTTTCAAGAATTAAGACAAAACGATATATTACGGTTTAACGAATTAATGGTCATACAAAATGAGCAAATAAATATgctaaaaaatgttatattgtCTATTAAGGAAATTAAAGAATGACAAAATAAACTATCAAACGTCTGCTATCACTTTCCCGCATTCAGTTGGATACTTTCGATGAGAAATTGTTTATGTCTAGGATTAAATCGCCAACCTCTTACACGTAACAGCAAATATATACCATCTAATATGTaacaacaaatatataccGTCTAACATGTaacaacaaatatataccGTCTAACAtgtaacaataaatatataccgTCTAACATGTaacaacaaatatataccGTCTAAAAtgtaacaataaatatataccgTCTAACAtgtaacaataaatatataccgTCTAACAtgtaacaataaatatataaagcctaacatattacatttaatatatagtgTGCAATGTCTTTTTAATGTGTCATTCTTTCTTTTAGATTAACTTCTGTCagcttttattatttgtcaTTAAACGAACTAAATTTATTAGCGGCCTTCaaatttcttttgttttttctatcATAAATGATCATTTATGTAGTATCCATTAGCCGCAAAAATGCAAAcaagtgtacatatatatatatatatatatgtacgtacatgcgtgtacatatgtatttacgtatgtaattatttacgtatgtaattatttacgtatgtatgtatttatgtatgtaattatttacgtatgtatttatttacgtttgtatttatttacgtttgtatttatttacgtttgtatgtatttatgtatgtaattatttacgtatgtatttatttacgtctgtatttatttacgtttgtatttatttacgtttgtatgtatttatgtatgttactacgtatttaattatgtacattttttttaatttttttttttttttacacgcttattttgaatttaaccaaatgaaaatgagaaaaacaaaattgttatttatttttgttgcACAAGTTTAGCTAACTTGTTAAATGAAgcttttatcatttaataataatttattattcattatttatttttttttttttaagttatttttattttttaatataaacacAGGACTTcacatttgtaaaaaaaaaaaaataaaaaaataataataaaatatattaaattaaataaaataaaaacacaaAATTTTAGATTAATTTTGAACGTCTAATGTGAGCAATGAAAAAGAATGCTGTAACAAGGAATTAactaaacatattatattcatatatatatttttatgcttACCGATttggtaaaatatatacttatatggCACTATTTTTACcaaagattttttttttttctatctcATTTGagatacaattttttttattatgatataaaataataaatacgaATATTTGTGCGCCCCAATTTTATAAgagtataaatgtatgtgcatagaggataatgcatatatatatgtatatacctttatgtatttattatttttttttttatattccctTTTTATTGAATTATTAGCCTTTTTTGGcgttatatgtatttacacGTGCAAAAACGAACTGCCCATAGCGTTAAAGATAGCATgtgatataattatttttaaatatcttttattttataagatCTTAAGTGATGTAGTAGCATAAAACACAGCTTtaagataaaatatgaaaaaataaatcatgaaattaatgaaaacaaatgtaaaaaacacataagaaagtaaaattaaaagcagaacataagaaataaattGAAGTCATGGCTATATCAGACTTAGTTGATGTTCATAAGTTTAAAGAACTCAGGAGGAGTAATCCTACGAAAGCTAAAAaccttataaaaaaaatagtaaaatagaaatattttatatcgaaatttttatgtttcaaTATTAAgtaatagttttttttttattttattttatttttattagaacAATATCATAATAACTTTTCATTATACATGGAGCTgcttatcattttattatgtgtgaaacaaattttctataattttgcTCATGTAACAAAATGAATGCCAATTTATTTCTTCGTcttgtagaaaaaaaaaaatgcaaagaagataaaaaaagagaaaaagaatgacacgaaaaataatgcaaatgaaaaaaaaaattcagcAAGTGGCTTCAACTATGACTCCTACGTAGAATATGTGGAAGAAGGTAAGTAGAGGAAAATGTGAGCAATGCATAAAGTAGTCactgatatatatgtacatattatatgcGTGATTATGTGTGGGGGTATAAGGAACATTTATGTAAGAAgcatgtatacatacgtacatatatatatacccctGTACATTTGTACAACTTTTGTATTAACCTATATTAATGTACTCCCTTTGCgcattttatattgtatttcCAGAAATTGAGGAagacattttaaaaaattttgaagatgtatataaaaagtttagTTTTAATAGAGAAGCTAATGAAGAATATGAGCATTACATAAgtgaagagaaaaaaattagtcTGGACGATAGTTATTCAGAAAATGATGAAGAAGAGGAGGAAGAGGAGAGAATAAAGAACAAAGAATATATATCCAAAAAagctttaaaattattaagtaGACCATCagtaatgaaattaaaagaatttgcTAAAAAACCTGAACTTGTAGAAATATGGGATACAACAGCTAGTGacccttatttttttgtttggtTAAAATGCTTAAAAAATTCTGTTCCAGTACCTCAGCAATGGTGtcagaaaagaaaatacatgCATGGAAAAAGAGGAATTGAAAAATtaccatatatattaccTCCATATATTCAAGATACGAAAATAAGTGAAATAAGACAAGctattaaagaaaaagaagaacagAAAtctttaaaacaaaaaatgcgTGATAGAGTTAGACCGAAATTACATACAATGGACATAGATTATCAGACACTTCATGatgctttttttaaatatgcaaCAAAACCTaaattagtaaaattttCAGATGTTTATTATGAAGGGAAAGAATTTGAGCTGAAAACTAAGAAATTTCGCCCAGGTGTCATTTCAGAGAAATTAAGGAAAGCATTAAATATAGAACCAAATGAGCCCCTACCATGGTTATTTAATATGCAAAAGTATGGACTACCCCCGTCCTTTCCTTATTTAAGTATTCCTGGTCTGAACTCGTTGACAGCTGAACAACCCACGGGAAACGTTAGCACAAACGTTAGCGGTAATGTAAGTGGTAATGTAAGTGGTAATGTAAGTGGTAATGTCAGCAGTAGCGTCAGCGGTAACGTCAGCAGTAACGTCAGCAGTAGCGTCAGCGGTAACATTAACGGTAACATCAATGTGAGCAGTAGCAGTGACAATAAATTGCAACAAGAAAGCGGATCGAAAATTCGGTTCGACAACATAGACGAGTCAGGAAACATTATTTACGGAAATTTCATATCTCATCGAGTGAGTGATAATACCAATAAATATGACGATGATTTTTTATGGGGGGAAATTGATGAAAACTATGAGGACTCAGAAGAAGAATCTgaggaaaatgaaaatgcaGGGGAAGAGGATGgtgaggaaaaaaagaaaagtcaaacaaaagaacaaaaaggaaaaaatgaaaatacagatgctgaaaatataaatatagatttGAATGATAATATGAATGAAGATATgttaaagaataattatgCTAGTGGAATATATAGTGTTGTTACTAATTCAAAATTAAATGGGTCTTATACACCTTATATGGAAAGTGGTTTAACATCTGTAGATTTAACTTCATTTGTATCAGGTTACGAAACACcaaagtatgtatatactaataattatatgagtGCACCAAATAATAAACCCTACACAGTTTTACAAAAAGAAGATGTGCCCATTTCgcagaataatttatttgcttcaaacattaaa
This region includes:
- the PmUG01_12055200 gene encoding conserved Plasmodium protein, unknown function, which translates into the protein MNRARFFLLFLLIVLLHKITDTKCSGKGEPSSQDPRLTQTKVESTENNMPSIFSLFSAKPKDVQKNVNFFLEENRNLWLRRTLNNEKSRNMRRTFADFQELRQNDILRFNELMVIQNEQINMLKNVILSIKEIKE
- the SF3B2 gene encoding splicing factor 3B subunit 2, putative, which produces MAISDLVDVHKFKELRRSNPTKAKNLIKKIKKKNAKKIKKEKKNDTKNNANEKKNSASGFNYDSYVEYVEEEIEEDILKNFEDVYKKFSFNREANEEYEHYISEEKKISLDDSYSENDEEEEEEERIKNKEYISKKALKLLSRPSVMKLKEFAKKPELVEIWDTTASDPYFFVWLKCLKNSVPVPQQWCQKRKYMHGKRGIEKLPYILPPYIQDTKISEIRQAIKEKEEQKSLKQKMRDRVRPKLHTMDIDYQTLHDAFFKYATKPKLVKFSDVYYEGKEFELKTKKFRPGVISEKLRKALNIEPNEPLPWLFNMQKYGLPPSFPYLSIPGLNSLTAEQPTGNVSTNVSGNVSGNVSGNVSGNVSSSVSGNVSSNVSSSVSGNINGNINVSSSSDNKLQQESGSKIRFDNIDESGNIIYGNFISHRVSDNTNKYDDDFLWGEIDENYEDSEEESEENENAGEEDGEEKKKSQTKEQKGKNENTDAENINIDLNDNMNEDMLKNNYASGIYSVVTNSKLNGSYTPYMESGLTSVDLTSFVSGYETPKYVYTNNYMSAPNNKPYTVLQKEDVPISQNNLFASNIKYKISPSVSSIMNKASNITEGEMTPFTNIGVGTPYVQSETGKVVHKIQPATSNVEDIKKELSKFEEISNKAKLLSAQVDNPKKPKKDEKKKKKKKYFKF